A single region of the Bicyclus anynana chromosome 16, ilBicAnyn1.1, whole genome shotgun sequence genome encodes:
- the LOC112052544 gene encoding lipase 3-like, producing MASKPNVTFFLLFVTFTFVKTQNISLFDKTTEGLLGSTKGFSLNFTERSARFGFESDEHKVSTEDGYILTFFRMRKKNCGELKRTPVILWHGLIQTSNHWLDAGLNASLAYLIAGECHDLWLGNDRGNYYSRAHVRLNPDKDSKFWDYSVDEIGRYDVPATIDYVLKYTGEDKVNFICYSQSGTTLLILCSERPGYCESKVNVFLGLAPSVKISNMKSTVVRVFLESLIRLKGILTTLGINEVLAKGGVTHDFIGLVCLLRPAANIICGTGAGFLDSSHPGSVTGETWQMVSRHTPAGTSLRTLLHYSQIFKTDKFEKYDFGKARNLEVYGTEQPPTYNLANVTVPVVLLHGSNDHFIDENNMLWLQQELQNVLETYKVTDPLWNHIDMAYSQHINPMIFPKVNEYLLKYNKQ from the coding sequence ATGGCGTCCAAACCAAATGTCACATTCTTTTTGTTATTCGTCACTTTTACTTTTGTAAAGACTCAAAATATAAGCCTTTTTGACAAGACAACTGAAGGCCTTTTGGGAAGCACTAAAGGCTTTTCCTTAAATTTCACAGAACGCAGTGCAAGATTTGGTTTTGAATCTGATGAACACAAAGTGTCAACAGAAGATGGATACATTCTTACTTTTTTTAGAATGAGAAAAAAGAACTGCGGTGAGTTAAAAAGGACGCCAGTGATACTTTGGCATGGACTTATACAGACTAGTAACCATTGGTTGGATGCTGGTCTAAATGCAAGTTTGGCGTATCTGATAGCTGGTGAGTGTCATGATCTGTGGCTCGGCAATGACCGCGGTAACTACTATAGTAGAGCACATGTCCGTTTAAATCCAGATAAAGATTCCAAATTTTGGGACTATTCAGTTGATGAAATAGGACGATATGATGTACCTGCGACCATagattatgttttaaaatatactggAGAAGATAAAGTGAACTTTATTTGCTATTCCCAAAGTGGTACTACACTCCTCATTTTATGTTCAGAAAGACCTGGATATTGCGAGAGCAAAGTTAACGTCTTTCTAGGTCTTGCCCCATCGGTGAAAATTAGCAATATGAAGTCAACAGTGGTGAGAGTGTTTCTGGAAAGTTTAATTCGATTGAAAGGAATATTAACAACATTAGGTATTAATGAAGTTTTAGCTAAAGGTGGAGTTACTCACGACTTTATAGGTCTTGTGTGCTTATTAAGACCAGCTGCCAATATCATTTGCGGTACTGGAGCAGGATTCTTAGACTCATCCCACCCTGGATCCGTTACAGGCGAAACTTGGCAAATGGTATCAAGACACACGCCGGCAGGAACTTCTTTGCGTACTTTATTACATTATAGTCAGATTTTTAAAACggacaaatttgaaaaatatgattttgGAAAAGCGAGAAATCTTGAAGTTTATGGGACAGAACAACCACCAACCTACAATCTAGCAAATGTTACTGTGCCTGTTGTACTTCTCCATGGAAGCAATGATCATTTCATTGATGAGAATAATATGCTGTGGTTGCAACAGGAATTGCAAAATGTGTTAGAAACGTACAAAGTAACTGACCCATTGTGGAACCATATCGACATGGCATACAGTCAGCATATCAATCCAATGATATTTCCTAAAGTGAACGAGTACttactaaaatataacaaacaatAA
- the LOC112052545 gene encoding gastric triacylglycerol lipase-like produces the protein MASKPNVIFFLLLVTITFVKTQILGNLLGNTVEGLLGSTEDFALNFTERTARFGFESDEHKVITEDGYVLTVFRMRKKDCGELNKTPVILWHALTQTADDWLAAGINGSLAYPIAGECHDLWLANDRGNYYSRAHVRLNPDKDSKFWDYSFDEIGRYDVPATINYILKYTGEDKVNFIGFSQGATSLLISCSERPRYCDSKVNVFLGLAPAVKISNMKSTLLRVVLESLNQFKGILTTLGINEVLARGGATQDLTGLLCILSPTASILCGAGAGTIDSFHPGSITGETWQTELPNMLEAYKVSDPSWNHMDMAYSQNINTMIFPKVKEYLNYNKQ, from the exons ATGGCGTCCAAACCAAATGTCATATTCTTTTTGTTATTAGTCACTATTACTTTTGTAAAGACTCAAATTCTAGGTAACCTTTTGGGCAATACAGTCGAAGGCCTTTTAGGCAGCACTGAAGACTTTGCTTTAAATTTCACAGAACGTACTGCCCGATTTGGTTTTGAATCTGATGAACACAAAGTGATAACAGAAGATGGATATGTCCTTACCGTTTTTAGAATGAGAAAAAAGGACTGCGGTGAGTTGAACAAGACGCCAGTGATACTTTGGCACGCACTTACACAGACTGCTGACGATTGGTTGGCTGCTGGTATAAACGGGAGTTTGGCGTATCCGATAGCTGGCGAGTGTCATGATCTGTGGCTCGCCAATGACCGAGGTAACTACTATAGTAGAGCACATGTCCGTTTAAATCCAGATAAAGATTCCAAATTTTGGGACTATTCATTTGATGAAATAGGACGATATGATGTTCCTGCGaccataaattatattttaaaatatactggAGAGGACAAAGTGAACTTTATTGGCTTTTCCCAAGGTGCCACTTCACTCCTCATTTCATGTTCAGAAAGACCTAGATATTGCGACAGCAAAGTTAACGTCTTTCTAGGTCTTGCTCCAGCGGTGAAAATTAGCAACATGAAGTCAACATTGTTGAGGGTGGTTCTTGAAAGTTTAAATCAGTTCAAAGGAATATTAACTACATTAGGTATTAATGAGGTATTGGCTAGAGGTGGAGCTACACAGGACTTGACAGGTCTTTTGTGCATTTTGAGTCCAACTGCCAGTATCCTTTGCGGTGCTGGAGCAGGAACGATAGACTCCTTCCACCCTGGATCTATTACAGGCGAAACTTGGCAAACG GAATTGCCAAATATGCTAGAAGCGTACAAAGTATCTGACCCATCGTGGAACCATATGGACATGGCATACAGTCAGAATATCAATACAATGATATTTCCTAAAGTGAAAGAGTATCTAAATTACAACAAACAATAA